From Vulpes vulpes isolate BD-2025 chromosome 7, VulVul3, whole genome shotgun sequence, one genomic window encodes:
- the HELT gene encoding hairy and enhancer of split-related protein HELT has protein sequence MALAKQVTSEAEPAGPGAGAPRLPPPAAVQGARRRRGPSLRARVPGPGPRRPGAGLGSALPAAPRTTAHDRAPGPPGPARARRVAARSPCSFLQSSGKLEKAEILEMTVQYLRALHSADFPRGREKELLAEFANYFHYGYHECMKNLVHYLTTVERMETKDTKYARILAFLQSKARLGAEPAFQPLGSLPEPDFSHQLHPAGPELAAHSPGEASVFPQGAAPGPFPWPHGPARSPALPYLPSAPVPLPSPAQPHSPFLAPVQGLDRHYLNLIGHAHPNALNLHPPQHPPVL, from the exons ATGGCCCTGGCGAAGCAGGTAACGTCAGAGGCCGAGCCCgcaggcccgggcgccggggctCCTCGGCTGCCACCCCCGGCAGCGGTGCAGGGAGCGCGGAGACGGCGGGGGCCCTCCCTGCGGGCTCGCgtccccgggcccgggccccggcGGCCTGGCGCGGGCCTCGGCAGCGCCCTGCCCGCCGCTCCGCGCACGACCGCGCACGACCGCGCacccggcccgcccggcccggctcGCGCCCGGAGGGTCGCTGCGAGGAGCCCTTGCTCCTTCTTGCAGAGCTCCGGGAAGCTGGAGAAGGCGGAGATCCTCGAGATGACCGTCCAGTACCTGAGAGCCCTGCACTCCGCCGATTTTCCCCGGGGAAGGGAAAAAG AGCTGCTAGCGGAGTTCGCCAACTACTTCCACTACGGCTACCACGAGTGCATGAAGAACCTGGTGCACTACCTCACCACCGTGGAGCGGATGGAGACCAAGGACACCAAGTACGCGCGCATCCTCGCCTTCCTGCAGTCCAAGGCCCGCTTGGGCGCCGAGCCCGCCTTCCAGCCGCTGGGTTCGCTCCCGGAGCCGGATTTCTCCCATCAGCTGCACCCGGCGGGGCCCGAGCTCGCGGCCCACAGCCCCGGGGAGGCGTCCGTGTTCCCGCAGGGCGCCGCCCCCGGGCCCTTCCCCTGGCCGCACGGCCCGGCCCGCAGCCCGGCGCTGCCCTACCTGCCCAGCGCGCCCGTGCCGCTCCCGAGCCCCGCGCAGCCGCACAGCCCCTTCCTGGCGCCCGTGCAGGGGCTGGACCGCCACTACCTGAACCTGATCGGCCACGCCCACCCCAACGCCCTCAACCTGCACCCGCCCCAGCACCCCCCGGTGCTCTGA